The Rhododendron vialii isolate Sample 1 chromosome 6a, ASM3025357v1 genome includes a window with the following:
- the LOC131328953 gene encoding uncharacterized protein LOC131328953, whose protein sequence is MKPIDDKKGPVTIKAETRDEEGKKKIEKVELDAHKIDTVKYVERKLVDKGVQRMERHPSDGLPYRRPPPKSGHGGKYTWEGPAEEAENELDPAPVAVDERDPNYVDEMAEERVVKGEDEEVAGLVVGEVEVAKAAEAKKGVARIEVDSHLKV, encoded by the coding sequence ATGAAGCCCATTGACGACAAAAAAGGCCCTGTAACGATCAAAGCAGAGACCCGAGAcgaagaagggaagaagaagattgaaaaGGTGGAACTGGACGCCCACAAAATCGATACCGTCAAGTACGTGGAGAGAAAGCTAGTCGACAAAGGCGTGCAGAGGATGGAGCGGCACCCGTCGGACGGGCTCCCTTACAGGCGGCCACCACCGAAGTCTGGACACGGCGGGAAGTACACGTGGGAGGGGCCGGCGGAGGAGGCGGAGAACGAATTGGATCCGGCACCTGTGGCGGTAGACGAGAGGGATCCGAATTACGTGGACGAGATGGCGGAGGAGAGGGTGGTGAAGGGGGAGGATGAGGAGGTGGCAGGATTGGTGGTTGGGGAGGTTGAGGTGGCGAAGGCGGCGGAGGCGAAGAAAGGAGTTGCGAGGATAGAGGTTGATTCTCACTtgaaggtttag
- the LOC131328663 gene encoding protein FAR1-RELATED SEQUENCE 5-like yields the protein MEEQDRTNVDPTPLFRAPPPRMQSLDDIAVSPSPSQPRQSSVNSCQEIYTPQVGENGKVIRKEYVCFKGGERRNFKATKRRQGLTRDKCGAKLAVVRKCEVFVVSKFVESHNHELTMPRNVHLLKSHRRVLAAQKALTEQLSAANVPTCQQMSIFELQTGGIKNVGFLPRDLYNDKRDRKNVVHGHDANMLYEHFEMEQQKNPGFRFTFERDDKDRMTHCFWADATSRKSYQYFGDVVVFDTTYYTNKYSLMFAPILGVNHHRQITLLGCAFLSDEKTDSFVWLFNEWLKAMPGGPPKLIITDQDPAMTRAICLTIF from the exons ATGGAAGAACAAGATCGAACCAATGTTGATCCAACCCCCTTGTTTCGAGCACCACCACCGAg aatgCAATCTTTGGATGACATAGCAGTATCACCATCACCATCCCAACCGCGTCAATCATCTGTGAATTCTTGTCAAGAAATTTACACTCCTCAA GTTGGTGAGAATGGTAAAGTAATAAGGAAGGAATATGTTTGTTTTAAAGGAGGGGAGAGGAGAAATTTTAAGGCCACTAAACGGCGTCAGGGTTTAACTAGAGACAAATGTGGTGCAAAACTTGCTGTCGTGAGAAAATGTGAAGTGTTTGTTGTATCAAAATTTGTCGAGAGTCATAACCATGAGCTTACAATGCCAAGAAATGTGCATTTGTTAAAATCTCATCGCCGAGTATTAGCTGCACAAAAAGCTTTAACGGAACAATTATCAGCTGCTAATGTACCAACTTGCCAACAAATGAGTATTTTTGAGTTGCAAACGGGGGGTATTAAAAATGTTGGATTTTTACCACGAGATCTTTACAATGATAAAAGAGATAGGAAGAATGTAGTACATGGTCATGACGCGAACATGTTGTATGAGCATTTCGAGATGGAACAACAAAAGAATCCGGGCTTTAGGTTCACATTCGAGAGAGATGATAAGGATAGAATGACTCATTGTTTTTGGGCGGATGCCACCTCTAGAAAGTCATATCAATATTTTGGGGACGTGGTAGTTTTTGATACTACGTACTACACAAACAAATATTCCTTGATGTTTGCACCTATATTGGGGGTCAACCACCACAGACAGATAACACTTCTTGGGTGTGCATTCTTGAGTGATGAAAAAACTGACTCGTTTGTGTGGCTCTTCAATGAATGGTTAAAAGCGATGCCAGGTGGACCACCCAAATTGATCATAACTGATCAAGATCCGGCGATGACAAGAGCAAtttgcttgacgattttctaa
- the LOC131328665 gene encoding protein FAR1-RELATED SEQUENCE 9-like, translating into MEKRMSEIYTWSIFERFQEEIFQINAYVVTFIRENEHQCLWNVQREEMEGARIREISVDKSSNRVNFSCKMFEFDGIPYRHLLAYLFRMQIRELLTEYISQRWTKTAKAGRVMDDLGSDVREICNSSLLVRRQGLFQFACTVIDEAVLDEEENEVVREALESSQKKIALMRSARKDGSTSSIQLASTSHIQVPSSLESQHNLKEPLQFRAKGCGKHLKGGK; encoded by the coding sequence ATGGAAAAGAGAATGAGTGAAATATATACATGGAGCATATTTGAGAGGTTTCAAGAGGAAATCTTTCAAATTAATGCATATGTGGTTACGTTCATACGCGAGAATGAACATCAGTGTTTGTGGAATGTTCAGAGAGAAGAAATGGAAGGTGCGAGAATTCGTGAGATTTCAGTGGATAAGTCATCAAACCGTGTCAATTTTAGCTGTAAGATGTTTGAATTCGATGGAATTCCTTATCGGCACCTGTTGGCGTACCTGTTTCGAATGCAAATTAGGGAACTCCTTACTGAATATATCTCGCAGAGGTGGACGAAGACAGCAAAAGCGGGTAGGGTGATGGATGACTTAGGTAGTGATGTGAGAGAAATATGTAACAGTTCACTTCTTGTGAGGCGACAAGGGCTCTTCCAATTTGCTTGTACAGTTATCGATGAGGCTGTAttagatgaagaagaaaatgaagttgtGCGAGAAGCTTTGGAATCTAGTCAAAAGAAGATTGCATTGATGAGGAGTGCTCGCAAAGATGGTTCAACGAGTTCTATCCAATTGGCTTCAACAAGTCATATCCAAGTGCCTTCTTCTCTCGAAAGCCAACATAATTTGAAAGAACCACTACAATTTAGGGCAAAGGGTTGTGGTAAGCATTTGAAAGGAGGAAAATAG